A stretch of the Neptunomonas phycophila genome encodes the following:
- a CDS encoding CmpA/NrtA family ABC transporter substrate-binding protein: MNSATTDIRLPDDFPAAEKSELNIGYIPLLDCIPVVAAKELGFFEEAGLSVTLSRESSWASIRDKVQYGLLDAAPMPAGIVLASAMRLGASQPMVTAMGLGLNGNAITVSNTLWEAINPSNIALNSEQAALALKSYLEGFEGTLNVASVHTYSTHHFLLREWLQHFDIDPQGKLKLIVVPPPQMVDAMQRGVIDIFCVGEPWNSLAQAKGVGHKLLSGHQIWENAPDKVLGVTKAWSESNPATHQRLIAALLKACSWLDNETNKLSGFALLLNNDYIPIDDIDSINLLFGQHSFTPPIATFPWLSQARWFSQHILNVSDHNQAPESLDNIVEQTYLTSLYREVASALDINLPCENTKDEGVHAGNWEIAGTHHPIVMPSDIRFR, encoded by the coding sequence ATGAATTCAGCAACCACCGATATCCGTTTACCTGACGATTTTCCTGCTGCCGAAAAATCTGAATTGAACATTGGATATATCCCCCTACTCGACTGTATACCCGTAGTCGCTGCAAAAGAGTTAGGCTTTTTTGAAGAAGCGGGCTTATCCGTAACACTTAGCCGCGAATCATCGTGGGCAAGCATTCGGGATAAAGTGCAGTATGGCCTGTTAGACGCCGCCCCAATGCCGGCAGGTATTGTGTTGGCCAGTGCTATGCGCTTAGGCGCTAGCCAACCTATGGTGACGGCTATGGGACTGGGGCTAAACGGCAATGCCATTACGGTATCAAATACCTTATGGGAGGCAATCAACCCATCCAATATTGCACTCAATAGCGAGCAAGCGGCGCTGGCACTAAAAAGCTACCTTGAAGGTTTTGAGGGTACTCTAAACGTTGCTTCTGTCCATACGTATTCCACTCATCACTTTCTATTACGGGAATGGCTGCAGCACTTCGATATAGACCCGCAAGGGAAACTAAAACTGATCGTTGTGCCTCCTCCGCAAATGGTTGATGCCATGCAGCGCGGCGTGATTGATATTTTTTGTGTGGGCGAACCTTGGAACAGTTTGGCGCAGGCCAAAGGCGTTGGACACAAGCTGCTAAGCGGCCATCAAATTTGGGAAAATGCACCAGATAAAGTGCTCGGTGTGACTAAAGCTTGGAGCGAAAGCAACCCTGCAACCCACCAACGCCTCATTGCCGCTCTTTTAAAGGCTTGCTCGTGGTTAGATAACGAAACAAATAAACTGAGTGGATTTGCACTGTTATTAAACAACGATTACATCCCTATTGATGACATTGATAGTATAAACCTGCTATTTGGGCAGCATAGTTTTACTCCGCCCATTGCTACCTTCCCATGGCTATCGCAGGCCAGATGGTTTAGCCAACACATTCTCAATGTCAGCGATCACAATCAGGCTCCAGAATCTTTGGATAACATTGTCGAACAAACCTATTTAACGAGCTTATACCGCGAGGTGGCTAGTGCGCTCGACATAAACCTCCCTTGTGAGAACACAAAAGACGAAGGCGTTCATGCTGGCAATTGGGAAATAGCCGGCACACACCACCCTATTGTCATGCCGTCCGATATTCGTTTTCGATAG
- a CDS encoding ANTAR domain-containing response regulator, which produces MKKRLSVLVIDEDRGRAALVEQALRDQGYDVLARLDTTDHLADRVEELKPDMIIVDLDSPDRDVLENMAILNQSSPRPVVMFAEQGDQPTIEKAIRAGVSAYIVDGLEHHRMKAILDVAAARFREFQALRSELADAKNELADRKIVERAKGLVMKHNRCSEEQAFKAMRKMAMDQQKPLNDIAKNIISVLELVS; this is translated from the coding sequence TTGAAGAAACGTTTATCTGTACTGGTTATCGATGAAGATCGAGGACGTGCCGCTCTGGTTGAGCAGGCGTTGCGTGATCAAGGCTATGACGTTTTAGCCCGCCTTGATACAACCGATCATTTAGCTGACCGAGTGGAAGAGCTAAAACCCGATATGATTATTGTGGACCTAGACTCGCCCGATCGCGACGTCCTAGAGAACATGGCAATCCTTAACCAGAGTTCGCCGCGCCCGGTTGTAATGTTTGCCGAACAGGGTGATCAGCCAACCATCGAAAAGGCGATTCGTGCAGGTGTAAGTGCTTATATTGTTGATGGACTAGAACATCACCGTATGAAAGCCATTTTAGATGTGGCCGCTGCACGTTTTAGAGAGTTCCAAGCATTACGCTCTGAGTTAGCTGACGCCAAAAATGAGTTAGCTGACCGTAAAATAGTTGAGCGTGCTAAAGGCTTAGTCATGAAACATAACCGCTGCTCAGAAGAGCAAGCCTTTAAAGCAATGCGCAAAATGGCGATGGATCAACAAAAGCCATTAAACGATATTGCTAAAAATATTATTTCTGTTTTGGAGTTGGTGTCATGA
- a CDS encoding dihydrolipoyl dehydrogenase — protein sequence MRKVNIAVIGAGSAGLTAYRSARKYSDSVLLIDPGPLGTTCARVGCMPSKLLISAADAAWNIQHASTFGITARQVHVDGVAVLERVRQMRDRFVAKVLKGMESIPELDKLDQSVRFVADHRLETSEGELIEVDRVIIATGSRPAVPDMLRLAGKRLLLNDDLFELSTLPKSVVVFGPGVIGLELGQALSRLGVRVRMLGVGGSVGPLGDTDIRQAALECFSREFPLDPDAQVNGIKEFADGVEVTFVNNGQLKTETFDYLLAATGRRPNVDHLGLENTSLALDERGVPVFDPHTLQCSLAHIFIVGDANNHLPLLHEAVDEGAIAGRNAAQLSDVQRGRRTVPLAIVFSDPQMATIGLQPSQIEQAYAGNYAVASFDFANQARAKVLGRDYGLMKVWAEKESGVLLGVEILGPDAEHLAHLLAWSIQQQLSVDDLLGMPFYHPVLEEGVRSLLKELKGLI from the coding sequence ATGCGTAAAGTCAATATTGCTGTGATCGGTGCTGGTAGCGCGGGCCTTACCGCCTATCGTTCGGCTCGTAAATATAGCGATTCGGTTCTACTGATTGATCCGGGTCCGCTTGGCACTACGTGTGCGCGTGTTGGTTGTATGCCCAGTAAGCTTTTGATATCCGCAGCCGATGCCGCGTGGAACATCCAGCATGCCAGTACTTTTGGGATTACTGCACGTCAGGTGCACGTTGATGGCGTTGCCGTTTTGGAACGCGTGCGTCAGATGCGTGATCGCTTTGTAGCCAAGGTGCTGAAAGGGATGGAGTCCATTCCGGAACTGGATAAATTGGATCAATCAGTACGCTTTGTAGCGGATCACCGGCTTGAAACGTCTGAGGGTGAATTGATAGAAGTTGATCGGGTGATTATTGCTACCGGCTCGCGTCCTGCCGTGCCGGATATGTTGCGGTTAGCTGGCAAACGGTTGTTGCTGAATGATGATCTGTTTGAGCTGTCGACTTTACCTAAGTCCGTAGTTGTTTTTGGTCCTGGAGTTATTGGTCTGGAGTTGGGCCAGGCGTTGTCTCGTTTAGGTGTGAGGGTTCGGATGTTGGGTGTGGGTGGCTCTGTGGGGCCTCTTGGAGATACGGACATTCGTCAAGCCGCACTTGAGTGCTTTAGCCGTGAATTTCCACTGGACCCTGATGCACAGGTAAATGGCATCAAAGAATTTGCTGATGGTGTTGAAGTGACTTTCGTAAACAATGGCCAACTAAAGACAGAGACCTTTGATTACCTCCTAGCAGCGACTGGCCGTCGTCCTAATGTTGATCATTTAGGTCTAGAAAATACAAGCCTAGCGTTAGATGAGCGTGGCGTCCCTGTTTTTGATCCTCATACACTGCAGTGCTCTCTTGCACATATTTTTATTGTTGGTGATGCCAACAACCACTTACCACTATTGCATGAAGCGGTTGATGAAGGCGCTATTGCTGGGCGTAACGCAGCCCAGTTGTCTGATGTACAGCGAGGGCGAAGGACTGTTCCGCTTGCTATCGTGTTCTCAGACCCACAAATGGCGACGATAGGTTTACAACCTTCGCAAATTGAGCAGGCTTATGCCGGTAATTATGCGGTTGCCAGTTTTGATTTTGCTAATCAGGCTCGGGCGAAAGTATTAGGTCGTGATTACGGCCTTATGAAAGTTTGGGCAGAAAAAGAAAGTGGGGTCCTCCTTGGTGTTGAGATTTTGGGCCCTGATGCTGAACATTTAGCTCACCTCTTGGCATGGTCGATACAGCAACAGCTCAGCGTTGATGATTTATTAGGGATGCCCTTCTATCATCCTGTATTGGAAGAGGGGGTGCGTAGCTTGTTAAAAGAGTTAAAAGGCCTTATCTGA
- a CDS encoding ABC transporter ATP-binding protein produces the protein MVHLDLTDVSIEFPTPKGPYVALDGVNLKIQQGEFISLIGHSGCGKSTVLNIVAGLYQATRGGVVLDGKEVNEPGPERAVVFQNHSLLPWLSVYQNVELAVKQVFKGKKTKAEMREWILHNLNLVHMSHALDKRPDEISGGMKQRVGIARALAMEPTVLLMDEPFGALDALTRAHLQDSLMDIQNDLNNTVIMITHDVDEAVLLSDRIVMMTNGPAATVGEVLDIKLERPRNRIELADDAEYNHYRHEVLSFLYEKQRKPDEASAEKPAQNLHPDSTEPKDPVKRSASNSEAA, from the coding sequence ATGGTTCACTTAGACTTAACAGACGTTTCAATCGAATTCCCCACTCCAAAAGGCCCATATGTGGCCCTGGACGGGGTCAACCTAAAAATCCAGCAAGGAGAATTCATCTCCCTAATAGGTCACTCAGGGTGCGGTAAATCAACCGTTCTCAACATTGTGGCAGGCCTATACCAAGCCACTCGTGGTGGCGTGGTGCTGGATGGCAAAGAAGTAAACGAACCAGGCCCTGAACGTGCCGTTGTGTTCCAAAACCACTCACTGCTGCCGTGGCTTAGCGTTTATCAAAATGTTGAATTAGCCGTTAAACAGGTTTTTAAAGGCAAGAAAACGAAGGCCGAAATGCGCGAGTGGATCTTGCACAACCTAAATCTAGTGCACATGTCCCATGCTCTTGATAAACGTCCTGATGAAATTTCGGGCGGTATGAAGCAGCGCGTTGGTATAGCTCGCGCACTGGCGATGGAACCTACCGTATTGTTAATGGATGAGCCCTTTGGTGCATTAGATGCGCTAACGCGCGCTCATTTGCAAGACTCCTTAATGGACATCCAAAATGACCTAAACAACACCGTCATTATGATCACACATGATGTCGATGAAGCGGTGCTGCTATCTGACCGCATCGTTATGATGACCAACGGCCCTGCCGCTACGGTAGGGGAAGTGTTGGACATTAAGCTTGAACGACCGCGTAACCGTATTGAGTTAGCCGATGACGCTGAATATAACCATTACCGTCACGAAGTACTGAGCTTCCTTTACGAAAAGCAGCGAAAGCCTGATGAAGCCTCGGCTGAAAAACCGGCACAGAACCTGCATCCTGATTCAACGGAACCCAAAGATCCTGTTAAAAGATCCGCTTCAAACTCAGAAGCTGCATGA
- a CDS encoding CmpA/NrtA family ABC transporter substrate-binding protein yields the protein MTFGAAAVSSLLAFTPAHAEIGEPEKEDLKFGFIKLTDMAPLAIAYEKGYFEDEGLYVTLEAQANWKVLLDRVIDGQLDGAHMLAGQPLGATIGYGTEAHIITAFSMDLNGNAITVSNDIWEQMKPNIPTGDDGKPVHPIKADALKPVVEKFKSEGKPFKMGMVFPVSTHNYELRYWLAAGGINPGFYSSGSDVQGITNADALLSVTPPPQMPATMEAGTIYGYCVGEPWNQQAVFKGIGVPVVTDYEIWRDNPEKVFGVSSQWADQYPNTHLRVVKAMIRAAKWLDEDNNANRPEAVKILSQPNYVGADYDVIANSMTGTFEYEKGDKRDVPDFNVFFRYNATYPYYSDAIWYLTQMRRWGQIDEQKPDSWYMDIAKKVYRPDIYAQAAQALIEEGTMEASDFPDFATEDGFKPPQTGFIDGITYDGKQPNDYLTKFKIGLKNDEKI from the coding sequence ATGACATTTGGTGCGGCTGCGGTTTCAAGCCTATTGGCTTTCACACCTGCTCACGCAGAAATAGGCGAGCCGGAAAAAGAAGATCTTAAGTTCGGCTTCATTAAATTAACGGATATGGCGCCTTTGGCCATTGCTTACGAGAAAGGCTATTTTGAAGATGAAGGCTTGTATGTCACTCTCGAAGCACAAGCAAACTGGAAAGTCTTACTAGACCGCGTAATCGACGGCCAGCTTGACGGTGCTCATATGCTCGCAGGCCAACCCTTAGGTGCAACCATCGGTTACGGTACTGAAGCGCATATCATCACTGCATTCAGCATGGACTTAAACGGTAACGCAATTACCGTTTCTAACGATATCTGGGAGCAAATGAAACCCAATATTCCAACAGGCGATGATGGAAAACCCGTACACCCCATCAAAGCAGATGCTTTAAAGCCTGTCGTCGAAAAGTTTAAGTCAGAAGGCAAACCTTTCAAAATGGGTATGGTTTTCCCTGTTTCGACCCACAATTACGAGCTACGTTATTGGTTAGCTGCTGGCGGTATAAACCCAGGGTTCTACTCTTCAGGCTCTGATGTGCAAGGCATTACCAATGCTGACGCTTTGCTATCGGTAACGCCACCACCTCAAATGCCCGCCACAATGGAAGCTGGCACTATTTATGGTTATTGCGTGGGCGAGCCATGGAACCAACAAGCTGTATTTAAAGGGATTGGGGTTCCTGTGGTGACCGATTACGAAATTTGGCGTGATAACCCAGAGAAAGTCTTTGGCGTATCCAGCCAATGGGCTGATCAATACCCCAATACACACTTACGTGTCGTAAAAGCGATGATCCGCGCCGCTAAATGGCTAGATGAAGACAACAACGCCAACCGTCCTGAAGCGGTGAAAATATTGTCGCAGCCCAACTATGTGGGTGCAGATTACGACGTTATCGCCAACTCGATGACAGGTACATTTGAGTATGAAAAAGGCGACAAGCGTGATGTGCCTGATTTCAACGTATTCTTCCGCTACAACGCAACCTACCCTTACTATTCAGACGCCATTTGGTATCTAACGCAGATGCGCCGTTGGGGGCAAATTGACGAGCAAAAGCCTGATAGCTGGTACATGGATATCGCTAAAAAAGTGTATCGTCCTGACATTTACGCCCAAGCCGCTCAAGCCTTAATTGAAGAAGGCACGATGGAAGCGTCTGACTTTCCAGACTTCGCAACAGAAGATGGTTTCAAACCACCGCAGACAGGCTTTATCGATGGGATTACCTATGATGGTAAGCAACCAAACGATTACCTCACCAAGTTCAAAATTGGTTTGAAAAACGACGAAAAGATCTAA
- a CDS encoding NarK family nitrate/nitrite MFS transporter — MNHDKSFNLLSFTGKMKVLHFSWLAFFITFFVWFNHAPLLGSIAESLGLTKSELKTLLILNVALTIPARILIGMLTDKYGPRITYAALLFFSSLPCFWFAMATDFTQLAISRFLLGFVGAGFVIGIRMVSEWFPANELGTAEGIYGGWGNFGSAAAAMSLPTLALIFGGEDGWRYAVGLTGVICFLFSFVWYANVSDTPKGSTYFKPKKIGGLEVTSKGDFVFLLIMKVPMYAALALLAWKLSPNGVSMLSEGVTTIIYLILIAIFIYDCYSAYNVNRDMFATPVPEIQRYPFKQVAVLNILYFATFGSELAVVSMLPLFFSDTFNLDMVYAGLLASAYAFMNLMSRPGGGWLSDRFGRKKTLLILTAGLAAGYALMAMIDSSWPLVLAVVAAMACSFFVQAGEGAVFAVVPLIKRRLTGQIAGMTGAYGNTGAVFYLTVLSMVDYSTFFMVIAATAVIGFVTLLFLKEPKGHMAEVNEDGTVELIQVS; from the coding sequence ATGAACCACGATAAATCATTTAATCTGCTGTCGTTCACCGGCAAAATGAAGGTACTGCACTTCAGTTGGTTAGCGTTCTTTATTACGTTTTTTGTATGGTTTAACCATGCACCTTTATTAGGCTCAATTGCCGAGTCACTTGGCTTGACTAAGTCAGAGTTAAAAACCCTATTGATCCTAAACGTGGCACTCACCATTCCTGCACGTATTTTAATTGGGATGCTCACCGATAAGTACGGCCCCCGTATTACGTATGCGGCGTTGCTTTTTTTCTCAAGCTTGCCATGTTTTTGGTTTGCCATGGCAACGGATTTCACGCAACTGGCTATTTCGCGCTTCTTACTCGGTTTTGTCGGCGCAGGTTTTGTCATCGGTATTCGTATGGTCAGCGAGTGGTTCCCCGCTAATGAGCTAGGCACCGCTGAAGGTATTTATGGTGGCTGGGGCAACTTCGGCTCTGCAGCAGCAGCCATGAGTTTACCGACACTGGCCCTGATCTTTGGTGGTGAAGATGGCTGGCGCTATGCCGTTGGCCTTACCGGTGTTATTTGTTTTTTATTCAGCTTTGTTTGGTATGCCAATGTTAGTGATACACCTAAAGGCTCAACCTACTTCAAACCTAAAAAGATTGGGGGCTTAGAGGTCACGAGTAAAGGTGATTTTGTTTTTCTACTAATCATGAAAGTTCCCATGTATGCAGCCCTTGCGCTACTCGCATGGAAATTGTCGCCTAACGGTGTCTCGATGTTATCCGAAGGCGTGACCACGATTATCTATCTGATCTTGATCGCTATTTTTATCTACGACTGTTACAGCGCGTACAATGTTAACCGTGACATGTTTGCCACACCGGTACCCGAAATCCAGCGTTACCCATTTAAACAGGTTGCTGTGCTAAATATATTATATTTTGCAACATTTGGTTCGGAACTGGCCGTGGTGTCTATGTTACCGCTATTTTTCTCAGATACCTTTAACCTTGATATGGTTTACGCGGGCTTATTAGCGTCAGCTTATGCGTTTATGAATCTGATGTCGCGCCCCGGTGGAGGCTGGTTGAGTGATAGATTTGGTCGCAAAAAGACACTACTCATTCTAACGGCTGGCCTCGCTGCTGGTTACGCCCTTATGGCGATGATCGATAGCAGCTGGCCTTTAGTATTGGCAGTGGTTGCTGCTATGGCATGTTCTTTCTTTGTTCAAGCAGGTGAAGGCGCCGTTTTTGCGGTAGTGCCGTTGATCAAACGTCGCCTAACAGGGCAAATCGCAGGTATGACAGGCGCATACGGCAACACCGGTGCTGTATTCTATTTAACCGTGCTATCCATGGTTGATTACTCCACGTTCTTCATGGTGATTGCAGCGACGGCTGTCATTGGTTTTGTTACCTTATTGTTCTTAAAAGAACCTAAAGGTCATATGGCGGAAGTCAACGAAGATGGTACTGTTGAGCTAATCCAAGTTAGCTAA
- a CDS encoding ABC transporter permease, which yields MSAILLKMSWLEPFVKIAQGERPGDQLMVILRSIGVPLIGLVIFLFIWQVGAKNINTSLGTFPGPAAVYEQTVNLFAEHNAEREKEKAFYERQEVRNEKKLAKNPDAEVKIRPYTGAPTFIDQIWTSLGTVMTGFLVASLVAIPLGIMIGLNSTLYTAINPLIQLFKPVSPLAWLPLVTMVVSAVYVTDDPMFAKSFVTSVITVSLCSIWPTLLNTAVGVSSISKDLQNVSQVLRLNWITHVIKIVIPSAIPSIFTGLRLSLGIAWMVLIAAEMLAQNPGLGKFVWDEFQNGSSQSLGRIMVAVIAIGFIGFLLDRLMLMIQRKVSWDKSVALR from the coding sequence ATGAGCGCTATATTATTAAAAATGAGTTGGCTTGAGCCGTTTGTTAAGATCGCACAGGGCGAGCGTCCGGGTGATCAATTAATGGTAATACTTCGATCAATTGGAGTGCCGTTAATTGGACTAGTGATCTTTTTATTCATCTGGCAAGTTGGCGCCAAAAATATCAATACATCGCTCGGTACCTTCCCCGGCCCTGCTGCGGTGTATGAGCAAACAGTTAATTTGTTTGCCGAGCACAACGCAGAGCGAGAAAAAGAAAAAGCATTTTACGAGCGCCAAGAAGTGCGCAACGAAAAAAAGCTGGCTAAGAACCCAGATGCAGAAGTAAAGATTCGCCCCTACACAGGTGCACCAACATTTATTGATCAAATCTGGACCAGTTTAGGCACAGTCATGACGGGCTTTTTAGTCGCCTCGTTGGTGGCGATACCTCTAGGCATCATGATTGGATTAAATTCAACGTTATACACGGCTATCAACCCCCTTATTCAACTGTTCAAGCCAGTTTCGCCTTTGGCTTGGTTACCGCTGGTGACTATGGTCGTCTCGGCAGTGTATGTCACAGACGATCCTATGTTTGCCAAGTCCTTTGTTACATCGGTGATTACCGTCTCTTTATGCTCTATTTGGCCAACACTTTTAAACACGGCAGTTGGTGTATCTAGCATCAGTAAAGATCTGCAAAACGTCAGCCAAGTACTGCGACTTAACTGGATTACACATGTTATTAAGATTGTTATTCCGTCAGCAATCCCGTCTATCTTTACTGGCCTGCGCTTGTCGCTGGGTATTGCATGGATGGTGTTGATTGCCGCTGAGATGCTAGCTCAGAACCCTGGCTTGGGTAAATTTGTATGGGATGAATTCCAAAATGGCAGCTCGCAATCACTGGGACGCATTATGGTCGCTGTCATTGCTATCGGCTTTATCGGATTCTTATTAGACCGCTTAATGCTCATGATTCAACGTAAAGTCTCTTGGGACAAATCAGTCGCCTTGCGCTAA
- the gltX gene encoding glutamate--tRNA ligase has product MTVRTRVAPSPTGDPHVGTAYIALFNLAFARQHGGQFILRIEDTDQTRSTSESEQKILDSLHWLGLEWDEGPDVGGPHGPYRQSERKDMYAQYAYDLVEKGHAFICYRTSEELDELREARRAAGGHTALKQSDLALPADEVEKRKAAEAPFVIRMCVPEDDGVCVVDDLLRGPIELEWGMVDAQILLKSDGMPTYHLANVVDDHLMEITHVIRGEEWINSAPKHKLLYQYFGWDMPTLCHMPLLRNPDRSKLSKRKNPTSILYYQRMGYMAEALLNYLGRMGWSMPDEREKFTRDEMFANFDITRVSLGGPVFDQEKLSWLNGTWLRENLTHAEFAERFQQWALNPEYLMQIVPLIQQRVEKFSDVAPLASFFLSGMLPINEADFEHKSLTIDDTKRILQYAVWLLDTENNWEKDHLFAQMKQLSEKMGYKLRDFLFPLFIAVAGTNQTVSVMDSMSILGPDMVRARLRHAVNTVGGPSKKEAKRWEKEFRVIANEIA; this is encoded by the coding sequence ATGACTGTACGTACACGTGTTGCACCATCGCCGACAGGCGATCCTCATGTAGGCACAGCCTACATAGCCTTGTTTAACTTGGCGTTTGCGCGCCAGCATGGCGGGCAATTTATCCTCCGCATAGAGGATACCGACCAGACACGTAGCACGTCAGAATCGGAACAAAAGATCCTCGATTCATTGCATTGGTTAGGCCTGGAATGGGATGAAGGTCCAGATGTTGGAGGCCCTCATGGTCCTTACCGCCAAAGCGAACGTAAAGACATGTATGCGCAATATGCTTACGATTTAGTAGAGAAAGGGCATGCGTTTATCTGTTATCGCACGTCAGAAGAGCTAGACGAATTGCGCGAAGCGCGTCGCGCTGCGGGTGGCCACACCGCGCTAAAACAGAGCGATTTAGCCTTACCGGCAGACGAAGTCGAAAAGCGTAAAGCGGCAGAGGCTCCTTTTGTTATCCGTATGTGCGTCCCTGAAGATGACGGCGTCTGCGTGGTTGATGATCTATTACGCGGACCAATCGAATTAGAGTGGGGCATGGTTGATGCTCAGATCTTGCTAAAATCAGATGGTATGCCAACCTACCACCTTGCAAACGTGGTTGATGATCACCTAATGGAGATCACTCACGTTATTCGCGGCGAGGAGTGGATCAACTCGGCACCTAAGCACAAGCTGCTGTACCAATACTTTGGTTGGGATATGCCAACGCTATGTCACATGCCGTTGTTGCGTAACCCAGATAGATCCAAGCTATCTAAGCGTAAAAACCCGACCAGTATTTTGTATTACCAGCGCATGGGTTATATGGCCGAAGCCTTGCTTAACTACTTGGGTCGTATGGGCTGGTCTATGCCGGATGAGCGCGAGAAGTTTACGCGTGACGAGATGTTCGCCAACTTTGACATCACTCGTGTTTCACTGGGTGGCCCTGTTTTTGATCAAGAGAAGCTTAGCTGGCTAAACGGCACATGGTTACGTGAGAACTTAACCCACGCCGAGTTTGCAGAGCGTTTTCAACAGTGGGCACTTAACCCTGAGTACCTGATGCAGATCGTTCCATTAATCCAGCAACGCGTCGAGAAATTCTCGGATGTCGCGCCATTAGCCTCGTTCTTCCTCTCGGGCATGTTGCCAATTAACGAAGCGGACTTTGAGCATAAGAGCCTAACGATTGATGATACCAAACGTATCCTTCAATACGCCGTATGGTTGCTTGATACCGAAAACAACTGGGAAAAAGACCACTTGTTTGCTCAGATGAAACAACTGTCTGAAAAGATGGGCTACAAACTACGTGATTTCCTATTCCCGTTGTTTATTGCCGTGGCAGGAACAAACCAAACCGTATCGGTCATGGATTCGATGTCCATTTTAGGCCCAGACATGGTGCGTGCTCGTTTACGTCATGCCGTTAACACCGTCGGTGGTCCATCTAAAAAAGAAGCAAAACGCTGGGAAAAAGAATTCCGCGTTATTGCAAACGAAATCGCATAA